The DNA segment AGCTGGCTCAGCTCGCAGCAATGGCGGCCGAGTTGGAGCGCAGCAACAAGGCGGCATCCGACGCGCTGGATCGCGCCCTGGCGAGCGTCGCAGCGACCCGTGCCCAGTTGGAGCGTCGCGGGTGAGCGCGATCAAGGACATACTTGCCGGGCTGAAGACGGCAATCGAGCTGAACGGTAAGGTCGTAGCCGTTGCGGAAGCCGTAGACCGGCTGGCCGCGGACATGCGCGACGTGGACCGTCGCCTGGTGAGGGTCGAGACCATCATCGAGATCACGAGACCGGATGGCGGCGTACTGCGCCTTGCGAAGAAGGGCCCGGAGGAGCAGGCCTAATCCCGCGCCCATTCCCGCTCCCAGGGCGGGACCGGGCCGAACAGTTCGACCAGGAAGTCGATCAGCACCCGCACCCGGACAGGCAGATGCCGGCTGTTGGGATAAAGGGCGGTAACGGCGTGGCCGGGCGGCGGGAAACCCGGCAGCACCGCCTCCAGCCTGCCGTCCCGTAGATCCTCCCAGACCTCCCACAGGGATTTCAGCGCCAGCCCGTGCCCGGCAATGCACCAGTCCCGCAGCACTTCCCCATTGCTGGAATCCATGTTGCCCGATACCGGCAGGGTCACGGGGCCGTGCGGCGTCTCCAGCGTCCAGCGGTATTGCTGCGAGCCGGGGAAGCGCAGAAGCAGGCAGTTGTGATGCAGCAGATCCTCCGGCAGCTCCGGCCGGCCATGCCGGGCGAGATAGGCCGGGGCCGCCACGATGACGCGCCGGTTGGCGGCCAGCGTGCGGGCGATGGCGGTGGAATCCTCGAGCGCCGCGATGCGGATCGCCAGATCCACCTGTTCCTCGATCAGGTCCACCAGCCGGTCGGTCAGGTCCAGGCGAACCTGGATATCGGGAAACCGCTCCAGGAAGGCCGGGATGTGCGGGGCCACGTAGCGCCGTCCGAACCCGCAGGGCGCCGTCACCTTGATCGGGCCGGAGGGGCGGGCCGTGCGCTCCGCCAGTTCGCTGCGCGCCTGCTCCAACTGGGCCAGGATGACGCGGCAATGCTCATAGAAGCTGGACCCCTCGCCCGTGCAGTCGACACGGCGGGTGGTGCGGTTCAGCAGCCGAACGCCGAGCTGCGATTCCAGCCGCGCGATGCGGTTGCTGACCAGCGCCGGCGACATGCGGAGGGAGCGCCCGGCCGCCGACAGGCTGCCAAGCTCCACCACCCGCGCGAAGATCGTCATGTCATCGGTATCGGGCACGGCTGATCCGCTGCTGCTCCGTCATGAATCCCACGATGGCTCAGGAAACCGCAAGTGCCAAGCCGCCCAGCGCCGTCAGCCCGCCGATCAGGCGCGACGCCATGTGGAAGCGCCGGGGCGCCGCCGCGGCCAGCGCCAGGCCGATGGCATGCAGCGCCGTGGTGGCGAGAAGGAAGCCGGCGGCGTAGAAGCCCGCCCCCGCCCCGGCCGGAAGCTCCTGCCCGTGCGCGGCCCCATGGAACAGGGCGAACAGCCCGGCCACGCCCACCGCCGCCGAAACCGGCAGCCGGCCCGCCCAGGCCACGGCGAGGCCGAGGACCAGGACGGAGGCCAGGATCATCCCCTCCACCTGCGGCAGCGTCAGGCCCGACATGGCGAGGCCGGCTCCCAGCGCCATGACGCCCAGGAACGCCGCCGGCACCTGCCACAACGCCCGCCCGCCGAGCTGTGCGGCCCAGAGGCCGACCGCCGCCATGGCCAGCATGTGATCCAGCCCCAGCAGCGGATGGGCAAGGCCGGCGACGAAGCCGCCGATATTTCCATGGCCGCTATGGGCCGCGGCCGGCGCCGCGATCAGGGCTAGACCGAGGGAGAGGAGAAACGGGGTCGGGCGCAAGGCGGTGCCTCCTAGATGGTTTCGGGCAACGGACGTTCGGGCAGGCCGCCGGTCCGGACGATGAAGCGGGCGATGTCGTGCACGCCCCTGTTTTCCTTGAGGTTGGTGAAGAGGAAGGGCCGCTCGCCGCGCATCCTGCGGGCATCCCGGTCCATCACCTCCAGCGACGCGCCCACCAGCGGGGCGAGATCGATCTTGTTGATCACCAGCAGGTCGGAGCGGGTGATGCCCGGCCCGCCCTTGCGCGGGATCTTGTCCCCGGCGGAGACATCGATGACGTAGATCGTGATGTCCGCCAGCTCCGGGCTGAAGGTCGCGGCCAGATTGTCGCCGCCGCTCTCGATGAAGATCAGTTCCAGGCCGGGGAAGCGGGCGTTCATCTGGTCCACCGCGGCCAGATTAATGCTGGCATCCTCCCGGATGGCGGTATGGGGGCATCCGCCCGTCTCCACCCCCATGATCCGTTCCGGGACGAGCGCGCCGGAGCGGGTGAGGAACTCCGCATCCTCCTTGGTGTAGATGTCGTTGGTGATGGCGGCCACATCGTAGGGCCCACGCATCAGCTTGCAGAGCCGGTCGGTCAGCGCCGTCTTGCCGGAGCCGACCGGGCCGCCGATCCCGACCCGCAGGGGGCCGTTGCCTGAAGTCACGGTCATGAGCGGAACAGCCTCGTATACTGGGTTTCGTGCGCAAGGGAGCAGAGTTCCAGGCCCGGCGCCGCCGTGCCCAGCTCGTCGATATCCGCGGCCAGGGCCGCCCTGCCGACCGCGGCGACCGCCTGCCCCAGCCGGGCCGTGGCGATCTGCCCGTCGGTCTGCCCCAGCGGCACCAGCCGCACGGCGGCGGAGACCAGATTGGACGCGATGCCGTGCAGATAGGCGTGCAGCGCCGGTTCCAGGGCGATCCCGTGGGCGGCGCAGGCAACCGCCATCGCCGTGCAATGCGCGACCGGCAGCCCGGCCCTCCGCCTGGCGAACTCGTCCAGCAGGGGATGCGGCCAGGCCCGGCGGGTCACGGTCAGGAAGGCCTGCCCCTGCTGCCGGCTTTCCAGCGCCGTTTCGGAGGAGGCGCGGAAGGCCGCGGCAAGGTCGGCCAGCCCGTCCAGTTCCGCGGGATCGCCGGCAACCCGGTGCGTGGCGGCGAACAGCACGGCATCCACCCATCCCCCGCCGCGTTCCAGCACGGCGGCGATATAGGCGACGGCGCCGTCCACATCCCGCACCTGCCCCGCCTCCACCGCCCATTCCAGCCCGTGGCTGTAGCTGAACGCCCCCACCGGATATGCCGGCGAGGTCCAGGCCAGCAGGCGGTACAGGGCGGCGTCAGTGGTCATGGCGGTGCCCATGGCCGTGGTCGTGGCCGTGGCCGTGGCCGTGGTCGTGATGGTGCTCGTGACTATGCGCATGCCCATGC comes from the Indioceanicola profundi genome and includes:
- a CDS encoding LysR family transcriptional regulator, translating into MPDTDDMTIFARVVELGSLSAAGRSLRMSPALVSNRIARLESQLGVRLLNRTTRRVDCTGEGSSFYEHCRVILAQLEQARSELAERTARPSGPIKVTAPCGFGRRYVAPHIPAFLERFPDIQVRLDLTDRLVDLIEEQVDLAIRIAALEDSTAIARTLAANRRVIVAAPAYLARHGRPELPEDLLHHNCLLLRFPGSQQYRWTLETPHGPVTLPVSGNMDSSNGEVLRDWCIAGHGLALKSLWEVWEDLRDGRLEAVLPGFPPPGHAVTALYPNSRHLPVRVRVLIDFLVELFGPVPPWEREWARD
- a CDS encoding HupE/UreJ family protein, which translates into the protein MRPTPFLLSLGLALIAAPAAAHSGHGNIGGFVAGLAHPLLGLDHMLAMAAVGLWAAQLGGRALWQVPAAFLGVMALGAGLAMSGLTLPQVEGMILASVLVLGLAVAWAGRLPVSAAVGVAGLFALFHGAAHGQELPAGAGAGFYAAGFLLATTALHAIGLALAAAAPRRFHMASRLIGGLTALGGLALAVS
- the ureG gene encoding urease accessory protein UreG, yielding MTVTSGNGPLRVGIGGPVGSGKTALTDRLCKLMRGPYDVAAITNDIYTKEDAEFLTRSGALVPERIMGVETGGCPHTAIREDASINLAAVDQMNARFPGLELIFIESGGDNLAATFSPELADITIYVIDVSAGDKIPRKGGPGITRSDLLVINKIDLAPLVGASLEVMDRDARRMRGERPFLFTNLKENRGVHDIARFIVRTGGLPERPLPETI
- a CDS encoding urease accessory protein UreF, encoding MRIVTSTITTTATATATTTAMGTAMTTDAALYRLLAWTSPAYPVGAFSYSHGLEWAVEAGQVRDVDGAVAYIAAVLERGGGWVDAVLFAATHRVAGDPAELDGLADLAAAFRASSETALESRQQGQAFLTVTRRAWPHPLLDEFARRRAGLPVAHCTAMAVACAAHGIALEPALHAYLHGIASNLVSAAVRLVPLGQTDGQIATARLGQAVAAVGRAALAADIDELGTAAPGLELCSLAHETQYTRLFRS